In Daucus carota subsp. sativus chromosome 4, DH1 v3.0, whole genome shotgun sequence, one DNA window encodes the following:
- the LOC108215927 gene encoding phosphatidylinositol/phosphatidylcholine transfer protein SFH9, with amino-acid sequence MGIITEDMIKQFQKMLDDIDGSLKMTFENMHQGYPGENLCRFLKARDGNISKAQKMLLDCLDWRIQNEIDDILAKPIIPADLYRAVRDSQLVGMSGYTKEGLPVVAVGVGLSTYDKASIHYYIQSHIQMNEYRDRVILPTATKKYGRHINTCVKILDMTGLKLSALNQIKILTAISTIDDLNYPEKTDTYYIVNAPYIFSACWKVVRPLLQERTRKKIQVLQGCGRDELLKIMDYASLPHFCRREGSGSSRHSRTEKDDNCFSLDNTYHQQLYDFVKRQAELKDRVAPVKQGSFHVDFPEPAPDDAKIAETIQSEFQRLGDQSKLSKSLSNLDINGH; translated from the exons ATGGGGATCATTACTGAGGATATGATCAAGCAGTTTCAGAAGATGCTGGATGACA TTGATGGGTCACTGAAGATGACATTTGAG aACATGCATCAAGGATATCCAGGTGAAAATCTTTGTCGGTTTCTCAAAGCAAGGGATGGAAATATCTCAAAAGCCCAAAAAATG CTTCTCGACTGTTTAGACTGGAGGATACAAAATGAGATTGACGATATCTTGGCG AAACCAATAATTCCTGCTGATCTTTATAGAGCTGTGCGGGATTCACAACTTGTGGGAATGTCAGGTTACACAAAAGAG GGTCTTCCTGTTGTTGCTGTCGGGGTAGGGCTCAGCACCTACGACAAAGCATCT ATTCACTACTACATCCAGTCACACATCCAAATGAATGAATATCGAGACCGTGTGATATTG CCTACTGCTACTAAGAAGTACGGCCGACATATTAACACATGTGTCAAAATATTGGATATGACTGGCCTAAAGCTTTCAGCCCTGAACCAAATCAAG ATTTTGACAGCTATATCAACCATAGATGATCTGAACTATCCAGAGAAGACAGATACCTATTACATTGTTAATGCCCCTTACATATTTTCCGCGTGCTGGAAG GTTGTGAGGCCTCTTCTGCAAGAGAGAACTAGGAAGAAAATTCAGGTGCTGCAAGGCTGTGGAAGAGATGAATTGTTAAAG ATAATGGATTACGCTTCTCTGCCGCATTTCTGTAGAAGAGAAGGCTCTGGATCATCTCGACACTCGAGAACTGAAAAAGATGATAACTGTTTCTCTCTGGATAATACCTACCATCAGCAACTGTATGATTTTGTCAAGAGACAAGCTGAGCTAAAAGATCGTGTCGCCCCAGTGAAACAAGGATCCTTCCATGTTGATTTCCCAGAGCCAGCCCCCGATGATGCCAAAATTGCCGAAACTATCCAATCCGAGTTTCAGAGGCTTGGTGATCAAAGCAAGCTTTCAAAAAGCCTGAGTAACCTCGATATAAACGGTCACTAA